The window CGCCGTACAGCAGCATCTGCGCGGACAGCAGGGCGGCGGGCCGGACCGGGGTGGTGGACATCCGGCGCAGGATGCCGCGCTCGCGGTAGCCGGTGAGGGTCTGCGGCATCGCCTGCAGACCGCCGACGGTCAGGCCGAGCAGCACGCTCACCGGGACGTAGGCGTCGACCGGGCGCAGCCCGCCGAAGTCCGGGTCGGCGTCCCGGAAGGCGGGGATCGAGCCGAGGATCACCAGCAGCAGGGTCGGGAACCCGAGGATCCAGAAGAGACTGCCGGGTTCCCTGCGGAAGAGGCGGACCTCGCTCTTCAGTACGGCGGGGTTGACGAGGGCCGTCATTCCGAGGGCCGTCTTTCCGAGGGCGGTGTCGCCAGGGGCGGTGTTGCCGAGGGCCGTACTCATGCCGCTGCCTCCTTCGTGGCGTCGTCGGTGTCGCCGTTGGCGCCGTCCTTGGTGGTGTCGTCGGTGGCGTCCTTCGTGAGGTCGAGGAACGCGTCGTCAAGCGTGGCGTCGGTGACGCGGAGTTGGTGGGCCGTGACGTGGGTGCGGGCGAGGAGGGTGATGACGGCGTTGACGGTCTCGTCGGTGCCGGACAGGGTGACGCGGCCGTCCTTGTACTCGACCGAGGCGAGCGCGGGGAGCGCGTTCAGGTCACTGTCGTCCAGCCGGGTGGACGGGGTGAAGCTGATGACGGTGGCGCCCGCCGAGCGGCGGATCAGACCGGCCGGGGTGTCGAGCGCGGCCACCCGGCCCTTGTCGATCACGGCGATCCGGTCGCAGAGCCGTTGCGCCTCCTCCATGAAGTGCGTGACGAGCAGGACGGTGACGCCGTTCGCGCGGATGTCCTCGATGAGCTCCCAGGTGTCGCGGCGGGCCCGTGGATCGAGGCCGGTGGTCAGCTCGTCGAGGACGACGATCCGGGGGTTGCCGATGAGGGCGAGCGCGATGAACAGGCGCTGCTTCTGGCCGCCGGAGAGCTTGGCGAAGCGGGTGGTGAGCTTGTCGGTGAGGCCGAGGCGTTCGGCGAGGGGCCGCCAGTCGAGCGGGCGGGTGTAGAAGGCGGCGTACAGCTCCAGGGCCTCTCGGACGGTGAGTTTGGCCTGCAGCTCGCTCTCCTGGAGCTGCGCGCCGAGCACTCGGCGGGTGGCCGCGTGTTCGGTGACGGGGTCGAGGCCGGTCACCCGGACACGGCCCGCGTCGGGTACGCGCAGGCCCTCGACGCACTCGACGGTGGTGGTCTTGCCCGCGCCGTTCGGGCCGAGGACGCCGAAGATCTCGCCCTCCTCGACCGTGAAGGAGACGCGGTCGACGGCGGGCCTGCCGCCGTAGGACTTGCGCAGATCGCTGACTTCGATCACGGGTGTGGATGCCATGCTCCGAGAGTCCCGCCGCGGCGGGGTCCGCCACATCGGCCGTCGCGCTCGAAGGCGCATCAACCGATCGGTTGATGCCGCCGTACGACCCGGCCGCCCTCGCGCGCACGACGTGCCCCGCCCGCGCGCGCGACCTGCCCTGCCCGCGCGCACGACCCGTCGGACACGCAGGTCGTAGGACCAGCGGCGGATCCGGGACCGGCCAAAACTCGGTGGGCGTTGTCAGTGCCGATCCGTAGGCTCGCGTTGATGCCCACTACACCCGCGCCTGCCGACACCCCCGCCGAGGAAGCCCGAGAAACCCGACCGGCCAGGAGCCGTTCCGCCGTAAGAAGCCTGCTGCGCCTGTGGCCGTACGTGCGGCCCGTGCGCGCCCGGCTCTTCACGGCGGCCGTCGTCGCGGTCCTCGCCTCGTGCACGGGGCTGGTGATTCCGCTCGTTCTGAAGTGGATCGTGGACGGTCCGGTGGCCGACCGGGACACGGGCGGGGTGTGGCTCGGGGCGCTGTATCTGCTGCTGCTCGGGCTCGCCGAGGCGGCGCTCTTCGGGCTGCGGCGGTGGCTCGTGGCCCGGCCGCTGGCCGGGGTCGAGGCGTCGATGCGGGCGGATCTGTACCGGCATCTGCAGCGGCTGCCGGTGGCGTTCCACGACCGTTGGCCCTCGGGGCAGTTGCTGTCGCGCGGCACGACGGATCTGATGCTGCTGCGGATGTTCCTCGCCTTCCCGCTGACGTTCCTGCTGGTCAACGGCGTGACGATTCTGGTGGG is drawn from Streptomyces liliifuscus and contains these coding sequences:
- a CDS encoding ABC transporter ATP-binding protein, producing the protein MASTPVIEVSDLRKSYGGRPAVDRVSFTVEEGEIFGVLGPNGAGKTTTVECVEGLRVPDAGRVRVTGLDPVTEHAATRRVLGAQLQESELQAKLTVREALELYAAFYTRPLDWRPLAERLGLTDKLTTRFAKLSGGQKQRLFIALALIGNPRIVVLDELTTGLDPRARRDTWELIEDIRANGVTVLLVTHFMEEAQRLCDRIAVIDKGRVAALDTPAGLIRRSAGATVISFTPSTRLDDSDLNALPALASVEYKDGRVTLSGTDETVNAVITLLARTHVTAHQLRVTDATLDDAFLDLTKDATDDTTKDGANGDTDDATKEAAA